The sequence cacacacacatatatatagaaaccaaaaactcctaatctttatttgcataacccttcttcaattcagagatttCTAAAGCAGTCCATACttcatccaacctctctgcagccaccccctcgtCACCCTTTTCACCACATTGTCACACCTCACTGTGTCATCACCCTTACCGCGTCGTAATTTCTTTTTGCGGCGTTTCCTTTTTGTAACTCTaccgtcgtgtccattctcctctctgttgTCGCGTCTCCCACCTCGTCTACTACTTTGTCCTTTGGCTCGTCGTTGCATCTCCattgcgttatttcgaaagaagtcaccatcgtgtcatttagactttttgtataaaatcttgcagtttttgtataagatagatactttttttttttaccaaagataggagactcgaacccgcaacctcttaattgagtatggggagactatgccatttgagttataactcattggcatataagatagatacttgcagctctattcatatggaaattaataattagttagaactattatgtacATGGAGAATGGGATCCCTGCAAAAAATGGGACCCCGTGAAAAATGGGGATGGGGAGTAATATTCTCCCACGACATGGAATAAGACGGGAATGCAGAGCAAATCTAAGAGCGAAAATaaggagcagggaggcatcctcCGCCCTTGCCCTGCGCCATTGACATCCCTAAATACAACACACATAATAGACTATTTATAGGATAACACTCCTCTTAGTCCAATATTAAAATACAATATTTTAAATAACAGAACTAATCACAAACATCATATAAAGGGGAAAAAAAGGCCACTACGTAGCTACATACGTAAGCAAGAAGAAGTGCCAAACGtgggaaagaagaaaaaaaatgaaagataaACAAATCACAAAATAAGATNNNNNNNNNNNNNNNNNNNNNNNNNNNNNNNNNNNNNNNNNNNNNNNNNNNNNNNNNNNNNNNNNNNNNNNNNNNNNNNNNNNNNNNNNNNNNNNNNNNNNNNNNNNNNNNNNNNNNNNNNNNNNNNNacaattttacaaaaataaaaatcaaagaacaaaaatatttttttattaagaactcattattttttaaaataattgtcaaaactgtttaaatttttttttccacAAAATATCATTTTTGTAAATTCATAATGCAGGAAAGAGAGTGGAAGTGTAAGTAATGCGTTACGAACAAACTTTAGACGTACAGCGTGCGTTATTCCGTTCTCAATTTATCATTCCTCTAGCTCCTTCCTATAAATACGCAGAAGTCCAGTAGTCCACACACATTCTTGGCGCTTATCATTCCCAAACCCACCAAAGAAGCAAAAATACAATTACTACAGTACTACTTCACGAAGCAACTGTGAAATTGAAGGAAAAATAAAACGGTAAAATGCAGAAGCAGAAGGAAGAACAACACTCGGACTCGTTTGTGTCTCCAAGCTTCAGCAGCTACTCCACCGATCAACTCGCAAGTATCGCTGAAAAAGTTGGACGAGTCCACTACCTTACTCAAAACGATGACTCCGATTTCGAGTTCGCCGCGTTTCGAAAAGCTGACCACAATAACGACCATGACTTTTCTTTCAACGACACCGTTTTTCCGCTTTTCAACCGCGACGTTTTAAAGGAGCACCGGAGTACCGAGGCGGAGCTTCGGTTACCGATAAGGAGGATATTGATTGCCGCTGGCGAGGGTCTCCGGAGTGAGAGCCACCAACCGCCGTCGCTATCGTCAGAATATTCATCGTCGTCATCATCGGATGATGATTTGGAGGGAATTCCGCCGGGGACGTACTGTGTTTGGACTCCGAATTCGCCGCAAGCTTCCCCGAGCAGGTGCAAGAAGAGCAATTCAACAGGATCATCGCCGTCTTCGAAGCGGTGGAAGCTTCTGAATTTTCTCCGGCGTAGCAAAAGCGATGGAAAGGAGCCTTTGGTGTTCCTGGCTGCGCCGGCGAAGAAGGATAAGGCGACCGTGGCGGCGCAGGAGGATTTGTACATGAAAAGATTGGATAAGAGAAGGTCGTATTTGCCGTATAAGGAAGAGTTGATTGCCATCCGTACAAGCCGCTTGGGGAAGGCGTTCCTCCCTTCCGTCCAATTTCGTGTTGGTCGATGATTCTTCATTTCTTTGACTTTCGGAAATGGGTCTCACTTCAGTGGATCGGTTCAATACACCTAATTAGGATACAATAGCTTCAAATTATTTGATTCAAGTTAGACCATCTGTAGTgtgattcttttaatttttccttaattttcaactttattttttcttatttttactataaaaaattaaaaacagttaattttgtttcttttaccATGCCTGTGAAATGAATATTAATTTGATGTCATTTGTCTTCTTTGTGAATTTAGtaatcaatcatcatcatcattgtacATTAAAATTCGGGTGTTTAAAATGCATCTTAGTCAAGCAAAAAAGTAAAcactgaaaaaaaaagaaaaaagaaaatctaaAACTGAATCAACTAAATTTGGTTTTCATTTCAAGAAAACAGCAAAAAAAGTCAAAGAGTAAGCAATAAAATTTATATCCAAAAATTGAAAAGTTGAAAACTTGTACGGGTCAAAGATTTATATATGAAATATTTTTGGTGTAGTGACCCAAAATGAGACTTGCAATTGAAATCGGAATCATGGATTTTGGCTTCTCCCATCGTGCGAGATAGCCaccttttgttttttatattagagtgacaataatatatttttaaaatgtataCGATTCGAGGATTATTTTTAaatgtagaattatttaatttaaaaaataaaaatgagacTATCTGATTTATTAGAAGTATAATTTGATTTGTAGGTACAAAAATTAGATCGTTTGATTTgtgttaaaaatatttaaaaaattgaggtacaaaaattaaaccttttgatttgtgtttcttttataattttaaaaaacaccaaaaattaaaatattagaaTATATCACTATTTTTACTTctatatccaaaaaaaaaaagtgcccAAGAGATAACATGTCCAATATGAATAAAACCGATTAatcgaaattaaaaaaaatcaatagtcgaataaattgaaaaaataaaaaaaatccagttttttattcaattcggtttgattttttattttgatataaaaaaatttaaaccaaATCGAACTGATAAATTTAATTACACTTaaattaattttacaaaaatatttttacttgACCTACCTAAAATCGTAATACACTCGCACTCACTTACTCACTCTAAAGAAGCGCCACATACTCCTCTCTCACTCACACACACACATCTCACTCACTCAGGGCAGTCTCTACTCCTATCTTTTAGTCTCAATCACAAACTCACAGTCCTCTATTCTTCTTTGTTGTCGTCGTCCAGCAACTGCCGTCTTCCACCTGTCATccattgaaatttttaaaaatacagAAAGATTGAAATTTttataaatgaaaattaaaaaatatttctttccaaAAATATCCTCATTCAACTTCTCATTCTACCCCTTCCACCATCTTCACCTATCCAATGTAGTAATTTTCAACAATCAGAGAGAAGAAAGACATGGCTATGGAGGAACTACAAAAACGTTGAGTACCATCAGATTTAGTGTCGCTGAGTATCGGCAGATTTATCTTTAGATTTACCGGCAATAACCACATTGAATTCGTAAGATTTTTAATTATTGGGTGAATTCTATTTTTCGACGGTAAATCCGCTAGtaatttttggaggaaaaattaattaaattggcGCGTCCTTTACCATCGAGTTTATCGTCAGATTAATTCGACGGTAACTTAATTTAATGAAACGATGTATTTTGATGACCCGCAATGGTGTACTATCGAAATTTTTAGACAGTAAAGGTGCCGTAAATTCAAATCACGAATCCCTTCCCCTCATTCGAACCCTCACCACCATAACCACCATTCCTCTCTCTCTCGCGTACTAGCCGCCTGCCGCTGAGACCATCGCCATGGCCACACTCTCTCCGTTGCCGTCAACCCCCACCGTCGAcgcctcctccttctccttcttctcctccctctcAACGCTGCCGCGGTCCTTTCCTCATTCTCCTTTCGCCCTTCTTAGCCCATACTCTCTAGCTCCCTACTTTGGCGGCTCACGACCGCCATCTCTAATGCCGGCAACAATCCGGTGCCATCGCCTTCCTCCTTCCTCCTTCGTTGCTttcaaggtttttttttttgaacttttttctttcaaatcctgCTAGTTAGTTTTAGTTCGTTAGATTGGTTTAATTAGTtgagttagtttaattttctgttattagtGAATTTAGTTGGTTAGGATAGTTTAGATTAGATTTATAAGTTCCGAATCGTTATTGAAAGTGTCTGGAACTATTCTAAATTTGCTGATTGAATTAATGGAGAAATTGTTGTTGATTTTATTTGGTTAATTGTTTGATCGTGCTCATTCATTGTGTTAattgttgttttgttgttttgCTACTTTGAATTAATTAGATTGCTATCTGATGAATTTATGATCAGCGCTGCTGACTtgctatttttttgttttgtgtcattGATGTTGAATTTTGTGAATTGGTGTTGCACATATTACTTGTTAATGCTAAGTTATGTTGTTTATGACTTTGGATGCCAAATGTTTGTAAATATGcctcaaaaaattttttattgaaaatttttgtcAATTCTTTGAAATCATTGTTTGTTCTTCTCTTATTTTGACTATTTGCAttgatgaaatttgattttttttttcattgaacGACATTTTTGAATATTGAATGTTTGATATTTCTTACCTAATATTGCAAGTTTGATACACTTTACCCTATGGAATTTAGtttgtttaattttagttttagtttaggtttgattaaaatttcattttaattttcaatctGTTTCGaagttagtttagtttagttttttaaaattagtgaatttaggttgattaagttagGTTAGATTTAATACATTAGGTTTCGAATCGTTGAAGTGCTTGAAATTGTCTAATTGTGTTAATTGCTACATAGATGACTATTTTGTTGAGAAAAACACTGTTGATTGTTTGATAATTTAAAATTTGCAGACATGTCGATAGGCAGAGGTGCTGCGGATCAAGCTGCTAGTCGTGGTCGTAGCTGTGGTCGGGGTAGAGGGAGGATTTTTTCTGGTACTCCCATGGCTTTTGGATTACTCCAACCATGCCGATGAAGCCACAAGTTGCGGGTTTAGCAGACCAGccgttcatcatggtccctaactCGAACTACGTGCCTCCGTCCACGACGACAACGTCGCCTCCTATCGGTCAGCAACCCTCATCCACGGCGATGCTACCTCCAGCGACGGATGTCGTAACTCCGGCATCCAGCCACAGAAGTGACCAGCAACTGATGCCTCTCCACCACCTCCCATTGTGCAGTTGACTATTTGGCTTGATGGTGGCACGAGATAAGTATCACATTCAGTCTcatatattttctatttatgGTTGCCTGGTTATTGTTTTAAGTTTCAATGATCATGATTCCTATTTAGTGGACTTAGATTGATTTGGTTATTGttttaagtttcaatgattatgattcctatttagtggatttagggtGATTTGGTTGTTTTAATGATTATGATTTCTGTTGAGTGAATTTAGGTCGATTTGGTTATTAttttaagtttcaatgattatgatttctgtgtagtggatttaggttgatttggttatTGTTTTAAGTTTCGATGATTAGATTTGGTTATTGTAGTTGCACTTTATATGGGACCCTGAGCACGATCTAACCATCAGGAAGATATTCGACCATAGAATGGGTTGGCGGCTCTAGCAGATGCTGGATGATGTTCGTCAGGGGCAGGACCATCGGACGCAATGGCTTCGACCGGACATAAAGTAGGCTCAGTTTGTTCATTGGGAGACCAATGAGGGGTTCCGGCATCGGCGTCTTACCAATAGACCTAACAGGGTCTCGGccaggtcgtccaagtatacTGGCGGCTcagcgaccttcatgaagacgaaGGCAAGGCTGGTATGTAAAGTGACTTTAGTTTTGTTAACAACTTAGCTATATTCTTCTGCATATCAATACTAGAAATCCTAATCATATTGTTTCAATGCAACATGTGCAGTCAAAGTCATTGAATCACGAGGCGACGTTAGTAGAGACGTTCAAGTACACCCACACGCTAAAGGAGAACAAAGAGACATTTGCTAAAGCAGTCTCAagatcattatgtgagtaaacatagATCTAATTATCATCTGCTATAAAATGATTAGAGATTAACTATATATCTGTCGACGTACTAATCACAATAACTTGTGTTAATTACATAGGAGTCATACACATAGAGAGTAGAGGCCGCGAGTCAACAGTCTCAGCAAGGTGGGGAGGAGGCCGCCGATGGATCTACAACTGTATTCGTCGATCCTGATGCGGTTTGGCGCGAGACCGCCTCAGTACCATATAGGAACTACGTATAGAAGATCAGGTCGTTATTCGCCAGCAGCCTCTGCAAATCCACATTGAAGCCGTCGTCAAGCTCTGCCACCAGTCGAGCCATCAAACCCGAGGAAGGCATAGATTTAAAGCTGTAGGTGCAGGAGCTCCAACGCAGCCTTCAGCAGCAGGCCTAGGAGCTTAACGATTATCGAGAGATGTATCAGGAGATCCTCACCCGCGTAACGTCTACTGATGAGCTCAGGATGGAGTTCCGAGAGTCAGTGGAGCGGATGCAGCGTATGGAGGCTCAGCTGGAGGTGTACCAGGCCCAGATGCGGGCCGCATCGACCTTGCTGGTGGCAGCACAACTGCTGGTGGCGGCGGTCATACTGATGGCATACGGACATGACTGCCTTCTGCCTCGCCGACTCAGGGCCACGGGACCGATGACGATGACGACTACCTAGATCTGTAAtgatttgttttttgttttattgttttatcGTACATATTTGATGTAGTTGACTTTTAATATATTTGAACAGTGTATTATTCATTTTAATTAAATAACAGTTTTTCATTATTTATAAATGGACTACTAATTATGtggaaaaaaatttaattttaaaattaaaattaaccatgtatttcaaattataaaaaaaataaaaaattgagatTACCATTAGAATAATTCGACGGTAATAATACGCGAAACAACATTTTTGGACACCAACAATACCGTCGAAAGAATCCGCTAGTAACCAATTGGTTTTTCGAGCCGATGATTCGTCGTAACTTCCGACAAAAAAAATCTGCAACGTTTATACCGttgaattttattcatttttctgATTGTAAATCCGACGGTACTTAGCGTTTTTCATGTAATGTTGGTGGCCTAGCACTGCCCTTCTCTTGCGCAGGCTTCAACAGCAGCAATTTCGAAGAGTATGTGAACGGCAACACAAAGGCAGGAATgacaaaaaacaaaacaaaatctgGAACAGAACCGGGGTGAAATGATGGAGTTGGTTGTTGTAACAGCGTTCTCCGGTGACAACGGTGATGTTTTCCAGCGAGCACGGGTATGGTGGCACAGAAGCattgaaggattaccatgtgttcataacacgcagcggaagaaaagaaagtaatcttaaagatctattttgtgcttaaactttattccaataataaatatatagtagGTCAGATCTAAATATCtgagtacgctagtaaaaatctttttctccttcgatggtacgaaggagCTAtacgtatccacaccgagaccaacctttgctttCAACTCTTTAACCAATGGATATCTGATCCAAATTGAGAAATCTCTcgcaactctttgcacgccataaaattcttctccaagaattagactCACATatgtttatgtgtgtagaggtaaaggaataaaactcgtATTTTTATTCTCATCTGTGAtttctctactcttggcatacatatatatagtatgagatttgttactgattttaaatttgaattaaatcatatcttgttattttaaacttgaatctttcaaatttatgaacCATATCATAACTTATTTTGAAATAGAATcaattaggatctcatccaaatttagaaatagaataactaattattctcaaatctcatcaaatattctcaattatcatactattattatattcttggtgctagcaaagaatataataacattccatttgaattaatataattatttatttgatcaaatcaaaataataattaaataattctattgcaaagattagaacactcg is a genomic window of Arachis ipaensis cultivar K30076 chromosome B06, Araip1.1, whole genome shotgun sequence containing:
- the LOC107648497 gene encoding uncharacterized protein LOC107648497, whose protein sequence is MQKQKEEQHSDSFVSPSFSSYSTDQLASIAEKVGRVHYLTQNDDSDFEFAAFRKADHNNDHDFSFNDTVFPLFNRDVLKEHRSTEAELRLPIRRILIAAGEGLRSESHQPPSLSSEYSSSSSSDDDLEGIPPGTYCVWTPNSPQASPSRCKKSNSTGSSPSSKRWKLLNFLRRSKSDGKEPLVFLAAPAKKDKATVAAQEDLYMKRLDKRRSYLPYKEELIAIRTSRLGKAFLPSVQFRVGR